Proteins found in one Gemmatimonadota bacterium genomic segment:
- a CDS encoding response regulator transcription factor — protein MIRIVIADDHQLVRQSIVSLIEKAEDMEVVGEAADGHEALNLVQRKRPDVAMLDIAMPLLNGIETTRRIQTLSVDTRVVILSIHSEEDVVRQALRCGASGYLLKNSVVEELLIAVRSANKGEIYLSPSIAQTVLSGFLQTESTNESSTVLEQLSSREREILQLIVEGHTNQAAAEVLSISAKTVEKHRAILMKKLEVHNLPDLILVALKHRLAFLDE, from the coding sequence ATGATCAGGATCGTTATAGCCGACGATCACCAACTGGTCCGTCAAAGCATCGTATCGCTGATCGAAAAGGCCGAGGACATGGAAGTTGTCGGCGAAGCGGCCGATGGGCACGAGGCACTGAACCTGGTACAACGGAAGAGACCGGATGTAGCCATGTTGGATATCGCCATGCCTTTGCTGAACGGTATCGAGACTACGCGGCGGATTCAGACGCTATCCGTCGATACCCGCGTCGTCATATTATCCATACATTCGGAAGAGGACGTGGTTCGCCAGGCACTCCGATGCGGGGCCAGCGGGTATCTCCTCAAGAATTCCGTCGTGGAGGAACTCCTGATCGCTGTCCGGTCCGCCAACAAGGGTGAAATCTATCTATCTCCTTCGATTGCCCAAACGGTGCTATCGGGATTCCTGCAGACGGAATCGACGAATGAGTCATCTACCGTTCTGGAGCAGCTTTCATCCCGCGAACGGGAGATACTCCAACTCATCGTCGAGGGACATACCAACCAGGCCGCTGCGGAGGTCCTGAGCATCAGCGCCAAGACTGTGGAAAAACACCGCGCGATCCTGATGAAGAAGCTGGAAGTCCACAACCTGCCGGATCTCATACTCGTAGCGCTCAAGCACCGTCTTGCCTTCCTGGATGAATGA
- a CDS encoding response regulator transcription factor has translation MIRVVIADDHHLIRQGLRDLLSKETDIQVVAEATDGRDVMDVVHRVRTDVIVMDVEMPGIGGIEATRNIRASFSEIQVVMLSMHSDPDLIRKALDNGARGYVLKKSAGEELVKAIRTVCRGVTYHSRAMDHADYQYEEYPQGTPPRLTPREHEVLRLIASGLSNPKIAESMRISIKTVQNHRINLMAKLDTHSLPDLIRTAIKLGLINLEE, from the coding sequence ATGATACGCGTAGTGATCGCAGACGATCATCATCTGATCAGGCAGGGACTTCGGGATTTGCTCTCGAAAGAAACCGATATTCAAGTAGTCGCCGAGGCTACGGACGGCCGGGACGTGATGGATGTCGTGCATCGAGTCCGGACGGACGTCATCGTGATGGACGTTGAGATGCCCGGTATCGGCGGTATAGAAGCGACGAGGAACATTCGCGCTTCGTTCTCCGAGATCCAGGTGGTCATGCTGTCGATGCATTCGGATCCCGATCTGATCCGGAAAGCACTGGACAACGGCGCCCGGGGCTACGTGCTCAAGAAATCAGCCGGCGAAGAGTTGGTCAAAGCGATACGCACCGTTTGCAGGGGCGTCACTTACCATTCCCGGGCCATGGATCATGCCGATTACCAGTATGAGGAGTATCCCCAGGGCACACCGCCCCGGCTGACACCCCGTGAGCACGAAGTCCTTCGACTGATCGCATCGGGGCTATCAAATCCCAAGATAGCAGAATCCATGCGAATCAGTATTAAGACCGTGCAAAATCACCGCATCAATCTGATGGCGAAACTAGACACGCATAGCCTTCCCGACCTGATCCGAACGGCGATCAAACTTGGTCTGATCAATTTGGAAGAATAA